GTTAATATGCGGAAACCCACCTGTTGAAAACAGGTTATCAAAACATATGGGGAAACGGCATAGGTGGGAATGATTTAAAAACAACATATATCATTTTCTTATACATACCGTTGATAGTCGGGGAGGTAGCGGTGCCCTGTAACTCGCAACCCGCTCTAGCGAGGATGAATTCCTTTTTAGCGGTATGATAATGGAAGGTTTGCCTTATATAAGCGGTGTTGACTTTCGGAGTCCTCGCAATAGAAACCCATGAATCTGGTCAGGACGGGAACGAAGCAGCCATAAGTGGGACAATCTATGTGTCGAAGGGTAGCTTTGAATGAGCTGGCTGTATAAGTAGCGCTTGTGTTGTCATATCAATAAAAGGTTCAACGGTGCTATATGGGGCCTTAGCTCAGCTGGGAGAGCTCCTGCTTTGCACGCAGGAGGTCAGCGGTTCGATCCCGCTAGGCTCCACCATTAATACGGTATGTGCAATGCGACATGCACAAGTTTAGTCATACATAACAAAAAGCTTTTGTACAAAGAGTACAAAAGCTTTTTCGTAATTATTTATAGTATTTACATATAATCGTAAACTGAATCTTCAAAATAGAGCCAGTGAAAATATTCAATTTGTGGATCTGACATCTCCGCGATTTCCTTTTCATTGAATTTGCGTTTGTCTAATAAATCCTTCACTTTGATTTCTCTTGCTAATTGGCTCATGGTATATCCTCCTTATTAATAAGAAGTAACGTTGTTGTTACAATCTTGTAAGCGTTTACTGTTATTTCTTATTTTCATTATATATCTCAAATCGATATGAAACAAATATCAATTTGAGATAAATATTTGAAAAATGATATAGAATTGTAATCTACAACAGCTACTCCCAAATCTTCTGGATTTTGTTACACATGAAAGTGAACGAGTACGGTGTCTCCCTCTTGAATTGAATGTTTCACCACGAGTGCTTTGTGTGGGATAATAAATTTCCTTAATAAAATCTTTTATATGTATAAAGAAATAAATATTATAAAGATAAGAAGTAGATTCACTGGATTTAGCTTGAAGTGTATAGAATGATAGGAAAAGCAGGATTTTTAACCTTTTATTATTTGAACAAAACAAAATACTTTTTTATTGAATAGAAAGATAAAATGATTTCTATTGATAAAATAATTTTAAGGAGATAATGAGCATGAGTATTCGTTTTGAATCGCAAAAAAATCTAAAAGTATCCAAACAAAAGGCATACACAGCTTTACTTGATCTTGACTCTGCCGAGAATTGGATGCAAGGCTTTGTAGGAATAGAGCGGCTCGATGAAGGACCATTGAAGGTAGGAAGTGAATGGAAGGAAACAAGAAAGATGTTTGGAAAGGAAGCTTCAGAGTACTTTGAAGTTGTGGAACTCAAAGAACCAGATAAAATTGTGCTTCGCTGTGATGGAACAAAAGGAACGACAGGAAAAGGCGAATTTTTGTTTACATACACCCTTTCTTCAATAAATGATCATACAGAGGTTAAATTGAATGGAGAAATAAATGGACTTTCCGGGTTATCGAAAATCTTTGGTAAATTGGTTGTCGGCTCATTTAAAAAAGCATGTGAAAAAGACTTAGATGCATTAAAAAAACATTTAGAGAATGAACAATAAAGGATAAACGAAAAACGATAAAGGAGTATCAATTATTAATTATCTTCAGCTAAGCAATAGAAGACCCGTGAAAAACGCAGAGGAGAAATGGTTGATATTTTATCTCAAGGCTATAAATCAGTTGATTTGTTTCGACAAAAGAAAAAATTATGATTTTGTATAAGGGGAGTTATCTGTTATGACAACATCTAAAAAACTTAAGTTCTGTGAAGAAGGGCACAAATACTTTAAAAGTAGCAATTGCCCAACTTGTCCGATTTGTGAGCAAGAAAGCAAACCAGAAAGGGCTTTCTCTCAAAGCTATCTGCACCAGCTAGACGAGCTTTAGAAAACAATGGAATTTATACATTGCAACAACTTTCTTCATATAGCGAAAAAGAAATTTTACGTTTTCACGGAATGGGACCAGCTTCATTACCAAAGCTTACGTCTGCTTTGAAGGAAGAGGGTTTAGCATTTAGACAGGATAACTTAATATAAGAAAAGAAAGAGCCTCTGATTAGTAATAGAGGCTCTTACTATGTCCCAAAACTAATCTTAGTTAACAGAAACAAATACTTCATCAACATTTTTGTTAGCTGCACGAACTTGATTCTCTATTTTCTGTTTAAGCTGACTTGAAACCTGTGTTGAGTGACCAGTACGAGTATTTCGATTATCAGTATCTACATTAGTAGTAAAATTTGTGTTATTTCCTAAGCCAGGTCTAGTTGTTGAGGGATTATTTGTACCCGGTGTTTCATTTATTCTTTCAGCCATCTCTGTACTATTGTTTCGATCAGCAGTATTTGCTGTTTTTGAATGACGGTTATTGAATCCCACATTATTATATTCATTTGCCATTCCACGTAAATTCGTGTTAGTTCCTGTTGTTCCAGAATTAGTAGCACTGTTATTACCAACAGTAGTTCCATTGTTATTATTCGTGTTTCCATTTTTGTTTAAACGAACCGTAACATAAGCATCGTTGCCTCTCATGATCACTCTTGCTTGAGATACTTCATCTAGACGCTCAACATTTTTTGTTGCACGTGTTTGGACAGTTGCATTTTGATTACTGTTAGTATCATTCTCGTTGTAGTTTACTCTTGTTATTGGAGCCTGATCATTTCTCAATCCCATATTTGTTGCGTTATCTGTTTGATTGCCTGCACAGCCTGTAACACTTAGAATGCAAGCTGCTGATAAGATCGTTACAAGTCCTTTTTTCATCACCATCATCCCCTAAATAGTAAAGTTCATTTTTAGAATATCTAAATAAGTACAAACTATCCGATGTGAACAAATCCATAATATGAAAAATAAGGCTATTGAAAGATGGGAGAGGATGAAGCTAGTCAAATTTGGAACAATAAAGATATAACTCAAGTCAAGGGAGGTTTCAATTATGAACAAACAGAATAAATTAAATCAACATAAGAATTTTAAGGAAAACTCATATGAGATTGAAAAAGAAACGAAAGGAACCATGCATCTAAAAAATGCTCCTACACCACATATTGAGGGACATCAAATTACTGAAGATATGGAGTAGGTAGATATAAAAAAGACAGAGGACTAGCCCCTGTCTTTTCGATTAGTTTTTCTTACTATTGCTCGGTACTTCACAACCATCGTCGGTACAAA
This genomic stretch from Metabacillus sp. B2-18 harbors:
- a CDS encoding SRPBCC family protein translates to MSIRFESQKNLKVSKQKAYTALLDLDSAENWMQGFVGIERLDEGPLKVGSEWKETRKMFGKEASEYFEVVELKEPDKIVLRCDGTKGTTGKGEFLFTYTLSSINDHTEVKLNGEINGLSGLSKIFGKLVVGSFKKACEKDLDALKKHLENEQ